The window AGATCCCCCTCTATCACATTGTCGATCCTACAGCTCAGTCAATCCTGGATAAAAACTTACAGACTGTCGCTTTGCTGGGTACCAAAGCTACTATGTCGTCAACTTACCTGCCTAACGAATTCTCAACTCGCTTCGGAATAAACGTCATCGTACCAACGGAAGAAGAACAGAAATATGTCGACGATGTGATTTTCAACGAGCTGGCCAAATATCAATTTATTGAGGAATCTAGACAGGGATACCTAAAAATCGTCGATAGCTTGGTCTCTCGGGGAGCACAAGGCGTTATCCTAGGTTGCACAGAGATCCCATTGCTCATTGAACAAAAAGATCGACCAAATATTCCGATGTTTAATACTCTGGAACTGCACGCTAGAGGTGCTGCAGAGAAAGCATTATCCGATTAGAAacaatttatataaaaaagaaatcgcTGCGTTATATAACTAGGCACCATTTAATTGCTGATGAATGGCTTGGACATACTGAAAAACAGCTATCGTGTGCGTATACGTTATAAGTGTCTTACATCAGATGGCTGTGTGTCGGGCGACTGTTATAAAATATGGGAGCGATGAATTATCTATTCTGTAAATCACACATCCTGCATCAGAAATCCACACTTGTTCCGAATAGTTTCCATATTTCTCATAGACGTGAGCTTATTAGACTTTCTCTGCATGATCAACGTCGCCTTGTTGCTTGAGTTCCTCAAGCCCGCCCGTCTCCTTCACACGAACTACTTTCTCTTCAAATGTGCTCACGGCGCTTGCACTGCGCCATGCAGGAATATTCCCATCAAATAGCACGTCGATTTCTTCCAGTGACTTCTTTACCGTTTCGGGATACATGAAGTAAACGTGGAACACCATAGTGATGCAGAAAGTGCCGAAAATCATGTACGCCTTCCACTGAATATTTGTGAACGCTGGAGGGACAAAAAATGCCAAAGCCAAGTTGAAACTGCCACGGATGTTAGTATAAATGTTGCTCAAATTTACTGTAAATAGACATCAAATGGTGGTCACATACGCCCAATTACCTGCGGCAGCTAGGCCAACACCCTTGGCACGGTACTTTAATGGGAAGACTTCTCCGCAGTAAATCCATGCTCCTGGAGCCCATGTAACTCCTAAATAAAGAATCAGCTAACTGCAGATGCAACGAGATATGTGTGGGTGTAAGCAAGCGCTTCCCCATACCATCTATGTAACATGTCAGCTGTAATTCCCACTAATAGATGGACagtaaatttaacttacAAATTCCAACAAAGATGTAACAAAGAGCAATAACTGCTTTAGCGGGTGGACCACTGATCTGCCACTTGAGAATATCAATTCCTGTGTCGTCAATTAGTGAGACTCGTTACGAGGGAGAAATAGCTCCGCGCTTACCGTCTACGTTATCCACATGATGCCCATAAACAGCCATTACGGCACCAACAGTGAAGTGTATGATACCACAGATTATTGCTCCAACAATTAGCAGCCATCGGCGGCCCATACGGTCGATAACAAAAAGAACTCCTCCGGTAGTTACGAGAAAAATGACATATTGGATGATAGAAGACGTGAGAGCGGCATTCCCTGACTTCCTCGTTGGTTAATAACAGGTTTGAGTGATACGGTGTTATGCACAACACTCACCATGCCAGCCATATTGAAGATGTAAACAAGATAATAGAGCATAACGTTACCACCGAGAAGTTGCTGCCAAACCTGTGCGCTGACTCCGACTAGCGTACGCTTCCACATCTTGGGAGCGAATAAGCCCAAGTAACCGATCTCTTTTGACTCAGCAGCAATCCTTGCCGCTTCCCTGACCTCCTCAAGCTCAGCGAGAACCACAACATTGCCTCGATCTCCTTTAGCGTGCAGATTAGCAAGTATTTCGTGGCATTCTTCCCAGCGATCCTTGGATGCGAGCCACCTAGGGGAttctgggaagaagaagagagaaacaaataAAATCGCTCCAGGTACGGCTTGCAGGCCCCATGCAATTCGGAATGCTGCCGGTCTGTGGATAGAGACTGAGCAACCATATGAAATGAGGTACATGATAAGAATACCTAGCCTTTGTTTCAACTTTCTGTCGACAAGACATATTAGAAATAAATAACCAGTTCTTACCCCAGTCAATGGACCACTGTTGAATGCCAACAACTCGGCCGCGGATACGAGAAGGAGCAAGCTCAGAAAGGTAGACAATACACTGAGAACTAGTTACGCCAATTGCAAGCCCACTGACAATGCGGCCCACTACAAGGTGAGCCACATTTTGAGAAGAGCATTGTAGCACGGCACCGATAATCCAGTCCACAGAGGCAATTTGTATGGCTAATCGGCGACCCAGGCGATCAGCAAGCCACCCAGATAAAAGAGATCCGACGAATGATCCAGCAGACATAGACGCAGTAATGCCACCTTGCTGGGATGAGCCTGGGTGGTTAAAGTACTCGAGATATTGATCAGAGCCAATCCATGCACTCATGGAGCTGATCTCGAAGCCGAAGATCATACCACCAATGGTGCCAAAGGCAGCAAGAACTGTGATAAAACGATATCAGTAACGGTCTTTGATGGTATCGGATACCTAAAAGCTGATGGGAAGTAGCTTGAAGGATCATGCCTACCGTAGATGTTCCAAATGCGATACATCTTGCAATTTTTTCCATTAAAATGAGCCCTTTACCACTGCCTTAAGTTTCCTGATTATCCATTTAGTATGCTTTGAATAGAAGTTCAACATGTCTACGGTATGAAGCCTTTATAATTTCTCAAGTAACGGATGGATAACGAACGAGAGATGTAATGGTGGAGACTTGACTGGCACTGACATAGAAGCGCACGTATTAGCATCAAGAACCAGCTTCGGGAGTATATGTACATACGATGTCTCTTAAAAGAAGTCAAGATCTGCGAGATACTCGGAGAAATGGAGGCCATAATGGGCTGCCAGTCTCCACATTCCCCGGCACGTAAGAAAAGTATAGGCCTCAAAATCATCATGCAGGGCTGCCAAGCCAGGAATAGCCTGGGCAATACTGGTACAACGTCTTCGACATCGGAAGCCTAAGAAAACAATTTGGAGCAAGACAAAATGTTTATAGGTAGAATGGATATAAGCAAGTGGAATATACACTTTCTATGTAGGCAGGCATGATGCTGTGGTTTATAGGTATCACGTATATGGCTTACGATCCAAATAGTGACCAAATGGCATTCATTATGAATGGAGTTAGAACTATGTTAGGCTCTACGGTAGGCGATTACGGCTTTAAGTGGCGATTTAATATTTTTGAAACGCAGAAATATTTTCCCTCATCTGATTTTTAGAAGATGTCGGATCATAGGCATGAATAATCCTGTGTGACAGATACATGTACTGGCTACGGCCTAGTTCAGAGCCTTTCGGCGATCCAAACCGTTACATACGAAAGTTGCTTTTAGCCTAATTTAACAGCCGTATATTAGCCTGCAAGGGGCAACTGACTCGTGCGTTGCGAAAGGCCACATGCTATCTCCAGTCTTCGGCTGCAGGTATAGCGAGTCCGATTGCCTAACTAAATTCTCCGCACTATAAACCCCCACATCAGTGCCATGACGCGAAAAGACAAGAGGCAGAGTCTGCGATCGAAGCTGTCGTCATCGACACGCATTTACGCTATTATGGCCCCCGTAGCTATCCAAGCTCTTTTATTTACGGAAGTAATTGTAAGGTACAGAAGCTGATGCAACATGAAGCTCAGAAATGGTAAGCTTGGTATGCAGCAAGGGTCAGTCGGAGAGATAAAACGATTCAATGTCACTCTAGAGCCGATCGTGCATTTTGCAACAATtcataaaaataatttatgacgttttatttaattaggGAATTACCTAATTTGGAATTCTATAAGAGAatgcgagaagaagaggaagcatcTTTctacttaatataaatctaccTTTCCGCCGCCCTTACACATGCTCTCGATAATAGCTAGATCATTCAAGGCTTCCTCTGGACCTGACCGTTTCTCTGGCTTTCCGGTTTTTATAGCTTCTAGAAAAGCTTTGATTTCAAGTTCAACGCCTTTGCTGTTCACCACCTCAGATCTACTCTCTCCGGAGACAAGGTCAAGAGTCAGCACAAAGCCGTCAGGACCTTCAGTTAAGTGGAAGCTCCCCTGGGTGCCAATGATAGTAAGCTCCGCAGCAGATCGTATTGAAGCAAACGACATTGAAATAGTACCAGTTCCTCCACCACTAAGAAGGATACCTGCATTAAGCGTATCAAGGGGTGGAAGGTGAGGTTCGACTTGGCGAGCAAACCCCTGCGTCTCGACGACTTCTTGGCCTGAAATAAATCGAAGCATAGCCGTCTGATGCACTCCACCATCAAGTAAAAAGCCGCCTTGGTACTCTGGCACTTTTCTCCATGGCGTTTCGTACCATTTACCAATTGGCGGCTGGTTGCGCCATACTCTGAGATGTGCTTGGGTAATATCACCGactgccttttcttccacAATCCATTTCCGACCAAGCTCAAACTCGCACATAAATCGAAATTGCTCGGCAATGCTGAAAATTAGTCCTTTACCTGCGTATAGCTTGTTGTAGTCTTCAATCAGATCGCGAGCAGTTTTTACGTCTTTTGCAATCGGCTTTTCACAGAGCACATGTTTGCCAGCAGCTAAACATTGCCTAACAATAGATGGTTGAACAAGAATCGGCAAAACAATAATCACCGCATCAACATCGCTGCGCTTAAGAAGATCGTCTAGCGTATGTTCAGGTTTGTCTTCCGCATACAAGTCAATATTGGCGACTCCAAGCTTAGTTGCTTCCGCAACCAGTGTGGACGCGGTAGATGTAGAGCGAGAATATACCGCCTTGATTGTCGCCTTATTTGCCACGAGTCCTGGTAGGTGAGCTGGTGACAGAGTCAGCATCGCGCACACATCTAAGCTCTGCTAGCTACTACATGGAAAGTGTTACCTTCAGTGGCAAAAATGCCAGCTCCTAAAATTGCAATACCAGTCATTTAGAAAATCAAAATGGGATACTTAGTTATCTGTCGTAGAGAATATGTATGCCTTTTCACTTGGGAATTGACAGTGAACGCAATATTTGATGCGGATAACAGCGGGGGAAGCATTATATATTGCGCTAAGACTATCAGACGCTTGAGGGATTAAGACACGCTCAGCAGTACGTTTATTGCATCTTTTGCTTCCGTGATAGCACTGAAGTACCTTCGGCTATTATCGAATTCGGTTTACCCGAGTCTTGCTACACGATATCAGGTTTCCCCGTACCAGGCCATCTTAGCCGGCCGACGCTTGAACACCGGAATAACTATTTGCTGACTATTTTCGAAAGAAAATAACGGGCATATtacaaaaagcaaaggcagaGATCCAAAAAGCCACCATTTTCACGTAATTGGTGAGTCTTGAGTCGTTACAAGAGATGAGGCGAGACGCTGCTACAGTTGGACTCATAGCCACTGTGGCTGTCATATTGGATTAGTAATGAAATAACGATCAACCGAGACCTGATGGCTCGATATCAACTCAACAGAGGATAACTCATTATACATAATCCATTGTAGCTCGGACCTTAGTGTTAGCATACGTTTGTGTTTAGTAATAGACAcaagttaatatataatgtAATGCAGAAAACTTGGCGATTGAAGCAAGTCTTAACAGTGAattctccagctcttttGAGCACTGTGTAGAAAGAAACTCGATTATTAAACATTAGGCACCTTGAGTGTCTTCTATTTCCACCTCATGCTGCTCTGAAATGTTCAAAAATgtttagtaattataatgATGTAGGTTCATGTTGATACTCTATTTCTACATAGCTTCGTAGTAAAAGTGCAGCCTTTTTCTCACCTTCTCTAAATATCTTCGCTGGCTCCAGGCTAACGCTATCCTTGAGACAGTTCAAGCCAACAGCACCCTTAGTCTTTGTTTAACTCGCTGCCCTATGCCTGTTATAGACAATAGTACCCCTGTTAGTGCTCTCTGCTATAATCCGTTCTAGTCTTTCAGCATTCAGAGGAGTAGAATTTGGTATATATTAGGCGTTTGGCAACTTGAGGACTTTCTTAACTTTTCCTGTTGATCCTACTATCAAGTAATTGTACTCAATACACCACACAAGCTCCTTCCAGATACTACATCTTGATAACTTCAATTTAAACAAGATTAATATCTCTCAGGCTCGTCGGTAACAGAGCACAAAATGGTTTCAATCAAATCCAACATACTTGAAACTATTGGGAATACATCCATCTTACAGCTTCGTAACGTGGTTCCTACAAATGGAGTTCGCATTCTCCTAAAAGTTGAAAGCAGCAACCCAACAGCCAGTATGAAAGACCGCATGGCTCTTGCAATGATTATGGCTGCCGAAAATGATGGCCGTCTGAAACCGGGTGGCTCCGTTGTTGAGTATACTGGAGGTAGCACTGGTGTGTCACTGGCGTTGATATGCGCCGTGAAGCAATATCCGCTTCATATAGTGACATCAGATGCTTTTTCCAAAGAAAAGTTGAACCATATGAGACTTCTTGGCGCTACCTTGACGGTTATACCAAGTGATAATGGAAAACAAACCAAAAAGCTGACCAAAGACATGATTTGGGAGGCTCATGCTATAGCTGAAAAAACAGGAGCTTTTATCACGGCTCAGATGGATAATGAGGATCAGCTTTCTGCTTATACAAAGCTAGCCGACGAGATATATGAGCAGACAGGGGGACAAATTGACGCTTTCGTGCAGAGTGTTGGATCAGGAGCTTGTCTTCGGGGCACATCAGAGCGCTTACGCCAGCTTGACAGCAAAATCCGCTTTGTTGCAGTCGAGCCCGCTGAGTCGGCTGTTCTAGCAGGTGGCATGTCGGGATCACACAATATTGATGGTATAGGGGCTGGATATGTTGTGCCATTATGGAAAGAAGGAATTGCGGATGAGTTTCAAGGAGTTTCAACTGCTGACGCAAGAGCAATGGCCTTTCGTCTAGCACGTGAAGAAGGCTTGTTTTGTGGTCTTTCGACTGGAGCAAATGTGACTGCTGCGCTACGTGTGGCAGAAAACCTAAAACCAGGATCTACTGTCGTCACAATAATGTGTGATTCAGGTATGAAGTACATGACAGGATATTCTCAGCAATTATCATCTCTATAGAAGTTTAAGATAGTACTTCGATAATTCACAATAGGATCCCGAAGAACACTTTCTATACAATCTTAACGACGACTTTGCCGACATGTTTCTGCGCAACCTATTATCATCTTAGCATATATGTCATATTGAGTGTAGTATAGTCTTATTAAATATTCCAGGCCATCTCGTAATCCTTCAAATGAGAAAATTGCCCACCAACAACAGGAAGTTTGACACTGAAAGCAAAGGCCTACATGTAGACACGTTGCTAGTAAATGAAATCTAGTgataaaaaagagaagagaacatGACGGAAGGTACCATGATAGTTTGAATGCGATGATGAGTGAAATTGCTTAAGTATAAAGTGAAAACTCTAGCTACAAAATCTGGCGGAATACACGCAGTAATAATTTACAACACTGTTGCCTCATAGTCCAAAGGAGGACTTTACTCTCAGTACGGGGTACGCGAATTTTATACCTACGTACTTGAGTCCTGCTGGTAATAGTTTCCATAAGTAAATTTTCTTTGTGCAAGAATTTCCTAAAGCGGCTAGTCTGCTTAAACTGTGCTAACTCTAAGGATGGGCTGACCAAGCGTTAGTCTCAGATGCAATGACAGAAGCGAATCACTTTATCCTCCGTATGTGGCTGGGGTTAATGACGTAGGAATATAAAAGGTGTCTCCGTTTAAGTTTAACCAGAGGCGGCACTTTATCATAAACCACTTTGTATTAtattgtattataaattCCATTTAACCACACTATGTGATGGATGCCTTCATTTTGCAGAGTGATTTGTCTAGATGACCTTTTACTTGAGCTGGCTAATTCGACAATTTTATTACCACTACATTAGAGCAAGCATAGGAATTACCTCAAGCAAGTCCCGCCTTTATCTCTTCTGTGCTCTGTGCTGTGACTAAGGTTGCTTTGTAACGTACAACACTTTAGAACGTTGgaaaaaagtattttctatGCCTTATCAAATAGTCTTGACATAGCTAGTATTCGTGGAGCCAAATATCCAATAGGGCCACGGATATAGCAATACTGATCTCGTTGTGTCTAGTTCAACACTACATAGAGGAAGCATTTGTAATTTACGATATGCTGCAGTCCTTTTACCTACCTGCCGTTAGATCTTTATCCAAACAATGAGATAATATTTCGTATTGTGCCCGCCTACAAACAAGTCGTGCTCCAACATGAATTCCATGACCGTAGCTATCGTTCCACGCGATACGAAATGCAAAGCAGGCTTATTCGCATGGCCAGCTGCCCGTAATTTAACCAATACTTTGATAGGATTGCCCATTTCCTTACAAAATTCTCTCTAAATTCTCTCTTAATTAGGAGTGTTCAACTAGTAAGGACTGCCACAATATCTGAGAATTCGCCTACAGTAGACATTTAAGACTCAGATCGGCATCTCGGTTAACGAGCGCTAGGAAGGCGGGATTTATAACCGCAATCCACAATCCACGATCATTAATCTCACCACTAAGTCGCGAGACACTAGAACATTGTGCAGTACTGAGACATTCGATTCCGTACTTACTCATGCATAAGAAGCAGGTACAGCGCCTAATGATAGGGCATTTGTAATCGCAGTGGGGGAGGAAATATCCATTTGATGCGTGAATTTGTTTGCTCCTCCTTGAGACGAACAAGAAATGGTGTTCTTAAGCAAATCTTTCGCTCTCGGAGACATTTGGAACAGAACTTACGAGCACTTGTACCGCATACCCCAATAGGAAGACGACACCTACACTACATCTCGGGTGATCTGAAGTACTGAATCGCCGTGCTCTGCCGCAGATTTATCGTCTGCGAAACAATTTTCCATGTACATTTAGTCCGATCTGTACGATGGAGCATGCATGCTCGCTGA is drawn from Trichoderma asperellum chromosome 4, complete sequence and contains these coding sequences:
- a CDS encoding uncharacterized protein (EggNog:ENOG41), with the protein product MKTVGIIGGSTDLATVEYYKLINAHIRSKLGGLHTGEIIINSMNVERSTHFVTNDLWEEGGEYLHGIALSLERAGADFIICVSNTWHRVSEAFMKDIKIPLYHIVDPTAQSILDKNLQTVALLGTKATMSSTYLPNEFSTRFGINVIVPTEEEQKYVDDVIFNELAKYQFIEESRQGYLKIVDSLVSRGAQGVILGCTEIPLLIEQKDRPNIPMFNTLELHARGAAEKALSD
- a CDS encoding uncharacterized protein (EggNog:ENOG41~TransMembrane:10 (i7-32o52-71i78-94o100-125i145-165o171-190i266-287o299-316i323-347o367-385i)), with amino-acid sequence MYRIWNIYVLAAFGTIGGMIFGFEISSMSAWIGSDQYLEYFNHPGSSQQGGITASMSAGSFVGSLLSGWLADRLGRRLAIQIASVDWIIGAVLQCSSQNVAHLVVGRIVSGLAIGVTSSQCIVYLSELAPSRIRGRVVGIQQWSIDWGILIMYLISYGCSVSIHRPAAFRIAWGLQAVPGAILFVSLFFFPESPRWLASKDRWEECHEILANLHAKGDRGNVVVLAELEEVREAARIAAESKEIGYLGLFAPKMWKRTLVGVSAQVWQQLLGGNVMLYYLVYIFNMAGMSGNAALTSSIIQYVIFLVTTGGVLFVIDRMGRRWLLIVGAIICGIIHFTVGAVMAVYGHHVDNVDGIDILKWQISGPPAKAVIALCYIFVGIYGMGKRLLTPTHISLHLQLADSLFRSYMGSRSMDLLRRSLPIKVPCQGCWPSCRR
- a CDS encoding uncharacterized protein (EggNog:ENOG41) — translated: MTGIAILGAGIFATEAHLPGLVANKATIKAVYSRSTSTASTLVAEATKLGVANIDLYAEDKPEHTLDDLLKRSDVDAVIIVLPILVQPSIVRQCLAAGKHVLCEKPIAKDVKTARDLIEDYNKLYAGKGLIFSIAEQFRFMCEFELGRKWIVEEKAVGDITQAHLRVWRNQPPIGKWYETPWRKVPEYQGGFLLDGGVHQTAMLRFISGQEVVETQGFARQVEPHLPPLDTLNAGILLSGGGTGTISMSFASIRSAAELTIIGTQGSFHLTEGPDGFVLTLDLVSGESRSEVVNSKGVELEIKAFLEAIKTGKPEKRSGPEEALNDLAIIESMCKGGGKVDLY
- a CDS encoding uncharacterized protein (EggNog:ENOG41) produces the protein MVSIKSNILETIGNTSILQLRNVVPTNGVRILLKVESSNPTASMKDRMALAMIMAAENDGRLKPGGSVVEYTGGSTGVSLALICAVKQYPLHIVTSDAFSKEKLNHMRLLGATLTVIPSDNGKQTKKLTKDMIWEAHAIAEKTGAFITAQMDNEDQLSAYTKLADEIYEQTGGQIDAFVQSVGSGACLRGTSERLRQLDSKIRFVAVEPAESAVLAGGMSGSHNIDGIGAGYVVPLWKEGIADEFQGVSTADARAMAFRLAREEGLFCGLSTGANVTAALRVAENLKPGSTVVTIMCDSGMKYMTGYSQQLSSL